The following are encoded in a window of Lagenorhynchus albirostris chromosome 3, mLagAlb1.1, whole genome shotgun sequence genomic DNA:
- the UBXN6 gene encoding UBX domain-containing protein 6 — protein sequence MKKFFQEIKADVKFKSAGPGQKLTESVGEKAPREKPSKAALRQPRQGPTDEAQMAAAAALARLEQKQPRARGPTSQESIRSQVRKELQAEAIVSGSPEAPGTNPAPKPKEEGSTHLAVPGVYFTCPLTGAILRKDQRDACIREAILSHFSTDPVAASIMKIHTFNKDRDRVKLGVDTIARYLDNIHLHPEEEKYRKIKLQNKVFQERINCLEGTHEFFEAIGFQKVLLPIPDQDGPEEFYVLSEAALAQPQSLEQHKEQLLRAEPVRATLARQRLVFQPSPLASHFDLPADFFSLTAEELKREQRLRSEAVERMSVLRTKAMREREEQREMRKYTYTLLRVRFPDGCLLQGTFYARERVAALYAFVREALLIDWLPFELLALGGQKLLEDENLAFNECGLVPSALLTFSWDAAVLADIRAAGVQPDSSVLKPELLSAIKKL from the exons ATGAAGAAATTCTTCCAAGAGATCAAGGCCGACGTCAAGTTCAAGAGTGCGGGGCCCGGGCAGAAGCTCACGGAGTCGGTGGG GGAGAAGGCCCCCAGAGAAAAGCCCAGCAAGGCGGCGCTCCGGCAGCCCCGCCAGGGACCTACCGATGAGGCGCAGATGGCGGCCGCGGCGGCCCTGGCCCGGCTCGAGCAGAAGCAGCCCAGGGCGCGGGGCCCCACGTCACAGGAGTCCATCCGGAGCCAGG tGAGAAAGGAACTTCAAGCTGAAGCGATTGTCAGTGGGAGCCCGGAGGCCCCAGGGACCAACCCG GCGCCCAAGCCCAAAGAGGAGGGCTCGACCCACCTTGCAGTGCCCGGAGTGTACTTCACCTGCCCGCTCACAGGGGCCATCCTGAGGAAGGACCAGCGGGACGCCTGCATCAGAGAGGCCATTCTCTCG cacttTTCCACCGACCCAGTGGCTGCCTCCATCATGAAGATCCACACGTTCAACAAGGACCGGGACCGGGTGAAGCTGGGCGTGGACACCATCGCCAG GTACCTGGACAACATCCACCTGCATCCTGAGGAGGAGAAGTACCGGAAGATCAAGCTTCAGAACAAGGTGTTCCAG GAGCGCATTAACTGCCTGGAAGGGACCCACGAGTTTTTTGAGGCCATCGGCTTCCAAAAGGTGCTGCTTCCGATCCCCGACCAGg ATGGCCCCGAGGAGTTCTACGTGCTGAGCGAGGCCGCCCTGGCCCAGCCCCAGAGCCTGGAGCAGCACAAGGAGCAGCTGCTGCGCGCCGAGCCCGTGCGGGCCACACTGGCCCGCCAGCGCCTGGTCTTCCAGCCCTCGCCCCTGGCCTCCCATTTCGACCTGCCTGCGGACTTCTTCAGCCTCACGGCGGAGGAGCTCAAGCGAGAGCAGCGGCTGCGGTCAGAGGCCGTGGAGCGGATGAGCGTGCTGCGGACCAAGGCAATGCGCGAGCGGGAGGAGCAGAGGGAGATGCGCAAGTACACATACACGCTGCTGCGCGTGCGCTTCCCCGACGGCTGCCTCCTCCAGG GGACCTTCTACGCCCGGGAGCGGGTGGCAGCACTGTACGCATTTGTCCGGGAGGCCTTGCTGATCGACTGGCTGCCTTTTGAGCTGCTGGCCTTGGGAGGGCAGAAGTTGTTGGAGGACGAGAACCTGGCCTTCAATGAGTGCGGGCTG